The following proteins come from a genomic window of Clupea harengus chromosome 22, Ch_v2.0.2, whole genome shotgun sequence:
- the LOC105908388 gene encoding uncharacterized protein LOC105908388: protein MTLARATKRLAFWERPDAKKATPAPSGGIPPVGLCVPSAPGSVVLGSRCLAAAAAAPASLSPSPSPASLVAADHEAVELPPGCEDQPVPELDFGLDNESLLDFSDEHASDEEEMQLDMDVKPRATSPPATSRTLGQQLHEVALRAASCLGLPLPPPPSMQASLLDGEFYAGPAVAAPSPIPFFTEVHGELKTTWATAYSGHAPVPGFAAHLHLDQAKESGYLSFPPVEDTAALAEKAYLAAGQAACSTNTAALLQRYQAKLLTELAASLGDKHETVVELCRAKDLSLRLTRCTSQALGRVMGASVATQRSLWRSLAKLTDREMLDAPVSVQGVFGEAVGTMASKFEEQQKSREAFQAWMPRSSGSEQEFSSPVLSEAEWVPLSSTSGQDAHPARLAEAPFPPRRSATCTAAASCALSPERSPRPMAACCSPGEGPGQTAGHLIRIGRRKDRGERWIPHRLHGNPPVALMHNPCQARLAGCVESWRACAASPWVLKTITAGYTLQFARPPPRFVQSVVPQGQSHFLRKEIDSLLRKEAISVVPPEEADSGFYSRYFLVPKKDGNYRPILDLRVLNRALMPLKFRMLTPRRLVQFIRPSDWFITIDLKDAYFHVPIHPKHQRFLRFAFGGVAYQFHALPFGLALAPRVFTKCVEAAIAPLRQRGLRLFNYLDDWLLCVSLSQDRIKAIRSCMHQFKLGQKVSSLCCQRLLGMTASAAIALPLGMLRMLPFQIWYLSLKLSSTKDRHHRIAVTSRCRKALSIWRTPQFFAASGPMGVVTHRLVVTTDASTKGWGAVCEGRYVNGRWSAAEAESHINVLELRTVVLALRHFLPKLSGRHVLVRTDNISVMPYINRQGGVRSPSLYHWANRLLLWAAVHIRSLRAVHIPGHLNYGADLLSRGDPQAADWCQIWLRFYRAQVDLFANRQNTCCPLWFSLGGNNPPLGVDALSHQWPSLRLYSFPPVPLLQQEGRELLLVAPHWPSQPWLADLISMSVQPSWELPLRRDLLSQARGTVWHSRPELWHLRAWHLKGAGS from the exons ATGACGCTAGCAAGGGCCACCAAGCGTCTAGCGTTCTGGGAGCGCCCAGACGCTAAGAAGGCAACGCCAGCTCCGTCCGGGGGAATTCCCCCTGTAGGACTGTGTGTTCCTTCGGCCCCAGGCAGCGTGGTGTTAGGCAGCCGCTGCTtagccgcagccgcagccgcacccgctagcctctccccgtcaccGTCACCCGCCAGCCTAGTGGCCGCGGACCacgaggcggtggagctaccTCCTGGGTGCGAAGACCAGCCTGTGCCAGAGCTGGACTTCGGCCTGGACAACGAGAGTCTGCTCGACTTCTCGGACGAGCACGCCTCGGACGAGGAGGAGATGCAGCTCGACATGGATGTGAAGCCGCGGGCAACCTCTCCCCCGGCTACATCCAGGACcttgggccagcagctccacgaggtgGCGCTGAGGGCGGCGAGCTGCCtcggtctccctctccctccccctcccagcatGCAGGCTTCACTGCTGGATGGGGAGTTCTACGCTGGCCCAGCCGTAGCAGCCCCCAGCCCCATCCCCTTCTTTACGGAGGTGCATGGGGAGCTCAAGACCACATGGGCCACTGCCTACTCGGGACATGCCCCGGTGCCGGGTTTTGCTGCTCACCTCCACCTCGACCAGGCCAAGGAgagcggctacctctccttcccaccGGTGGAGGACACG gcggctcTGGCCGAGAAGGCTTATTTGGCTGCTGGGCAGGCTGCGTGTTCGACGAACACCGCAGCGCtcctacagcgctaccaggccaAACTCCTGACGGAGTTGGCCGCGTCACTGGGGGATAAGCACGAGACGGTGGTGGAGCTCTGTAGGGCAAAGGACCTGTCTCTCCGCCTCACCCGCTGCACCTCCCAGGCCCTGGGAAGGGTTATGGGGGCCTCTGTGGCAACGCAGAGGTCTCTCTGGCGGTCCCTGGCGAAGCTAACAGACAGGGAGATGCTGGACGCCCCAGTCAGCGTTCAGGGCGTCTTCGGAGAAGCTGTGGGCACGATGGCCTCAAAGTTTGAGGAGCAGCAAAAGAGCCGTGAGGCCTTCCAGGCGTGGATGCCTCGCTCCAGTGGCTCGGAGCAGgagttctcctctcctgtgctctCAGAAGCGGAGTGGGTTCCGCTCTCCAGCACCTCCGGCCAAGATGCCCACccggcgaggctggcagaggcaCCCTTTCCGCCCCGCCGCTCAGCCAcctgcacagcagcagccagctgcgcgctCAGCCCAGAGCGCAGCCCACGCCCTATGGCAGCATGCTGCTCGCCGGGGGAAGGGCCAGGGCAGACCGCCGGCCACCTGATCCGCATCGGCCGCCGAAAagacaggggggagcggtggatcCCCCACCGCCTCCACGGAAATCCGCCCGTTGCTCTCATGCACAACCCATGTCAAGCACG cctaGCAGGCTGCGtggagagttggcgcgcatgcgctgCGTCACCATGGGTACTAAAAACAATCACAGCGGGTTACACGCTGCAGTTCGCCCGCCCCCCTCCGAGATTCGTCCAATCAGTGGTGCCGCAGGGACAGTCTCATTTCCTACGAAAAGAAATAGACTCCCTGCTccgaaaagaagcgataagtgTGGTGCCTCCCGAGGAGGCTGACTCAGGCTTTTACAGCAGAtacttcctggtccccaaaaaggacgggaactatcggccaatattagatctacgtgtgctGAACAGAGCACTTATGCCGTtgaagttcagaatgctgactccCCGCCGGCTAGTTCAGTTCATAAGACCAAGCGATTGGTTCATCACGATAGACCTGAAGGATGCTTACTTCCACGTCCCGATCCACCCCAAACATCAGAgatttctgaggtttgcgttcggaggagtAGCATACCAGTTCCACGCACTCCCGTTCGGTCTGGCTTTGGCaccgagggttttcacaaagtgcgtggaGGCAGCCATCGCCCCGTTGCGACAACGAGGCCTACGTTTGTTCAACTATTTGGACGATTGGCTTCTTTGC GTCAGTCTGTCTCAAGACCGAATAAAAGCCATCAGATCATGCATGCATCAGTTCAAGCTGGGGCAGAAAGTCTCGTCCCTGTGCTGCCAAAGGCTGCTGGGCATGACGGCATCAGCCGCAatcgctctccctctggggatgttgcgtatgctgCCTTTTCAGATATGGTATCTCTCCTTAAAACTCAGTTCTACCAAGGACAGACACCACAGAATAGCGGtgacctccagatgcaggaaagccctgtcAATCTGGAGGACTCCGCAGTTCTTCGCGGCGTCGGGCCCCATGGGCGTGGTGACGCACCGCctagtggtgaccacagacgcctccacaaaAGGGTGGGGGGCAGTCTGCGAGGGGAGGTATGTGAACGGTCGCTGGTCTGCAGCAGAAGCTGagtcacatataaatgtgttagaactgcgaaCGGTTGTCCTGGCACTGCGGCACTTTCTGCCCAAGTTAAGTGGTCGgcatgtgttggtaaggacGGACAACATTTCAGTCATGCCGTATATAAACCgccaaggcggagtgcgctccccgtcgtTGTACCACTGGGCGAACCGCCTGCTCTTGTGGGCAGCGGTTCACATCCGTTCCCTCAgagcagttcatattccaggccacctcaactacggggcagacctgttatcgaggggcgaccctCAGGCGGCAGATTGGTGTCAGATTTGGCTGCGTTTTTACAGGGCCCAGGTGGATCTGTTTGccaacaggcagaacacctgctgcccgctctggttctcgctagggggcaaCAACCCTCCACTGGGCGTGGACGCACTGAGCCACCAGTGGCCGAGCTTGCGTCTGTACTCGTTTCCCCCGgttccgctcctccagcaggaggGCAGAGAGTTGCTGTTagtagccccccactggcccagtcagcCGTGGTTGGCGGATCTGATCAGTATGTCGGTGCAACCgtcttgggagctgcctcttcggagagacctcctatcgCAGGCGCGCGGAACGGTCTGGCATTCTCGACCAGAACTGTGGCatctcagggcctggcacctgaaaggagcAGGCTCCTAA